The stretch of DNA ttaaaatttagccATTCTATTAGTCAAGGTTTTTTTTGCTGTATTGTTATCATGGTCTGGCTTAAAAATGTTTGTTCTCGTCACTATCTTCCATGACtgaatttaattaaaacgaGCCTTTCTACCAGTCCTTGGACAGGAGCAAGAAACTAATTGGCCTAACACCTTAATTGACATCTATGATGGAAATCACCGTTAAAACACCTAATTACTGAATTGATGAATAACTGCTGCTGTTGTCACTGGTCATTTAGTAATCGCCTTAAAAGTGTAATATCTCACGGTTTCTGATtcattaatattcaaataaaaacaacaataacgaGAGGAGActgatgctcaaatatatggacaagaaAGTCCAAACGACGTAGTacaggtatgcaatctgtcacagtagtcGATCAGTACCAACCGTCACGATGTCATCACAAAAACACgttcccatgaataaaaatgaaacagcGGAATTTAAGATGAGACATCAGATTTCATGAGAAATTTAGGAACAAAAAAAGATAGtaaatagccttctagagaaaAATACAGtctttcaaagcaattggtcctgtAATAaacgagaaaatatttttttcatgcgGTAACAACAAGAATGagaaagaaaagaaaatcaACAACATCATGACAAAACGCTGCATGCGGATACTTCGAGATTAAAAAGGAAAATGCGCCATATgcttaaatattcaaatgtttttacAGAATCCAAAACAGATTCTTTCCAAATAAAGCACATCTTCCTAAACGATTTATACGAGTGGTTCTCAACCATTTTTTAGTGTCGGAGCCAAATTTTAAACCTCAAAGTTTTAAGGAGCcgcataaaaaaacaaaactcaaGTACGTACAGTATTATAAGATACCGAAATCAACAAAACTCGTTGTAAAAACCAAGTTCACGCTATACTTGACATTGGCTCTATATTCAGAAGTCTGAATAATCCTGGTCTAATCGTGATGGATGCATTCTTCAGTAATTAATTATCGATCTtatgatcggtaagtatgttgataggtatttgtctgtttgtttgttagtctgtctgtctgttagatacacgcgatatctcatgaaagcggGGTTGAATCTGCTTTGAatattgcatatgcattcaaTATAtttcggatcagaagcctattgatattggatgaattatgtcgtataattagagttattaaataattagtgatgggacacacgatGTCActaatcccctaactttcgatcgataagtcttcgatctccgaccgatattctggtatatatatatatcaatagctaacttcatattttcataatgatatctattttaatttgaaaatacttcTCTTTCTAATCTCATTGTAACGCCTGATTGTATTTATGAATAGTGCGAGTCTTTTTGAAGATTTGATTCGCATTTTGTCTTGACAAACtaacatataaatattttgtaatatatatgtaataaacaGGACTTTTGATCGATTAGAAGAAACTTAAGCTTTTCAATGAAATAGCTTCCATCAAGATGAAGTTGTTGGgcattattttaatattcaccGCATTTCCCCGTTCGAAAATGAAAAACACTACATCAGTGACAGTGACCATACGTTTCCTAGCTGTTATTTAGCGAAAGCCAAAACAAGTAGTTTCAAATgatttacagtaccggtagtctttcttaccaaaaaaatttccacCAGTTTGCTGAAATGCGATCGAGGAGTGATCACTCGCACTTCTAATACCGCTTTCAACTACACTGGTCCgggaaaatgtgttttgttccATAACAACAATAGGGACCTACGCCAGTTATTAGTACCATTGAATAACAAGAaagcaatactcaaatatatggatacgaaaGCCAAATCGAAATttacgaaaatttaaaaaaaatttccgactTCCGCGTAGCACGAAATCCGATAAGGTCCACCGCAACAACAAAATCAACTCAATGGGATACTATTGAATTAAACCCTGGTAATTCAGAACCCATCGCATGTGAAACAAGAGAGCGGTGctaaaatatatgaacacggaGGCCGAAACGAAGTAGTGCGGGTATGCAATCtttcacagtagactaccggtaccgcaccATTCTTGATTTCGCCGGACCACCTGATCGtgaacgcggaaccgccacaagatgcaaaattttcaattttgatgacgtcatcgcacacaaaagcGATTTTGCTGCATAAAAACAAGAATAAGAATACAAAATTGCCAAACGATCTTTAGGTCCACTTTGTGTGTAAAAATGAACAGCATAATAATTTTTAGCAAGAGTTTTTATGAAGAATGTTGtgaccagagcagaaatttttGTATCTCTATTAATATTAGTTAGAGTTCGTTTTAGTAAAAACATTAAAGACAGGTTTTTTCGTATGAAATCCTAATTTGAAATTTAGCTATTCTATTATTAGTCAAGGTGTTTCCATTGAATTGTTGTcataattttctcaaaattgtttgtttatgtCACTATTTTCTATGATCGAATTTTTCGACAATGAGCCCTTTAATACCAGTCCTTGGACCGAAGCAAGAAACAAATTGGCTTAACATCTTAATTAACATCTATGATGGAAATCATCGTTAAAACACCTAATTACTAAATTGATGAATAACTGCTGCTGTTGTCACTGGTCATTTAGTAATCGCCTTAAAGGTGGAGAATCTCACGGTTTCTGATTCattaatattcaaatgaaaacaacaataataagagatcgatgctcaaatatatggacacgaaaatcAAATCGCCGTAGTACGGGtgtgcaatctgtcacagtagtcGATCAGTGCCAACCGTCACGATGTCACAAAAAcgtgttcccatgaataaaaataaaacagcggaATTCAAGATGAGACATCAGATTTCACGAGAAATTTAGGaacaaataatgataataaatacCCTTTTAGAGAAAAATACAGTCTTTCAAAGCAATCGTTCTTGTAATAAACgagaaaatgatttttttcatacgGTAACAACAAGAATGAGAAAGAAAAAACCTTAAGGTTTTAAGGAGCCGCGTAAAAAACCAAACTCAAGTATGTACAGTATTTCAAAATACCAACATCAACAAAACTCGTTGTAAAAACCAAGTTCACGCTGAACTTGACATTGGCTTTTAATTTTGAAGTCGTGGCGCAATCGTGATGAATGCATTCTTCAGTAATATATGAATTAATAGCTAACCTTATTTTGTCttaatgatatttattttagtttgaaATACTTCTCTTTCCAATCCCTTTATAACGCCTGATTATATTTATGAATAGTGTGAGCTTTTTTGAAGGTTTGCTTGGCATTTTGTCTTGACAAACTAACAAATAAATATGTTGTTCGAAAACTTTGCACAGTGTACGGCAGGGGTCGCAACCAACGGCctgcgggccagatccggcctgcttagtaaaataatccggccgtCGACttttcactgaattatagcgacAAACGGCTGTTTTCACGATTATATACTTTCCGTAACCAAATTTATTGTGacacacgtgtagactaaattatattataacctaacaatttcgtgaacagctactcgtttaataTGCTTACCATTCAAATATAATCAGACAAATGAAAAAAagacgcagaaaatattcaatgcagtgaggaaataaaatccatattttATTCGATAGACgtgtcactgcttgatttttataagaAATATCTTCTTGAACAAAGTCtctatccaaatttgacaaaccatgtgaATTTCAATCGAATATCAACTTTCTAAAAGTATGTGTGTcccgccaagacttgcaacgcttaattttggcccgcaagcgACAAAAGGGTAGCCGGCCCCTTGGTGTACGGGATAGCTTGCTCGTGATTACTGGAAACAATCAAATCAGTGTATTAAAACGTAGGCTGGATATTGTGAGACAAcactatgacgtcatcataaaATGTGCACATGAAAAGACCAAACAGGTACGATGACATCAATCTtcagtttttcaatttcaagttattgattaatttttaatgaaaatgattgatTTTTGAAGGATATCGAGGGCCGCAGGAAGAATCACTGATTTAGACAATTACTTTCTACATGTACACAGATACTACAGCAAAAAGTGATTTCTTACGACTGGTTACACCTTgaccaaccttttttttttcgtGGTGACAGACCAAGCAAGAATTTCAGAATATCGGCAGCATCATTATCTTGATGTAGCAGGACAATTGATAATCTTAAACGTCCCCTTCTTTATTTTATGCCTAAGTTCCATTTTTCAAAATGAACCAAAGAATTGCTGGACAAATGAAAGAAAACAGATCAACATTAAACATTCATTAGCAAATTATTTTCGACTTTGGATAATCGCCATTGTTGTTAAAACGTGTATTCATTATTACAATATCGCTTTAAAGCGAACGATTTATGCTTCATCAATATTCTATCGAAGAGAATAAAGTATGGATGTGACGAAGAATAAATACCGGTACATAGCCGGTCTTGGCACTTTGTCAGAAGAGGATGGTGACGTGTACAGTCCGAAAAATAGCTGGATATGCTCACCTACCCCTTGCCTTGACTCTAAAGTTAAATTTAGAACAATCTCTAGTATAGTGTAAAGAGCATAGTTGCATTGTACCCACTTACCATATATAAATAGTTTACTGTGTTTGGTTGTCCTTGGATAGAGCTTCCATAACTTCTTAACAAGCAAACAGTTGGGATTTTCATCAGtttctataaatattttataccaACTCTTTTGTAACAgtacaaaacaataaatgatTATACGAAATAATTGTAAACAGTAATTGAAAGTATATTTCGAAATTTGTACTAACAATAAAGAGACCAGTGACGAAATATAAGATGTTGTTGTCATTACTGACTCTAATCAATATACAAAGATTTTACCATTTGAGACTAATCATACCAatctaaatttatattttcattcatttctattttgaGAATTGTCCTCGGAATTATATAACAATGGAAAATACGACAACTTATTACATACGAACAGCGCATTGCGGATTTAAACTTATGAATGCACCAAGAGTTACAACAGCAATATTGACATCTGTTATTGTTGTTGAAAACAGTTTGCTTCTGATAGCTATCGCAACACACTGGAAAAAATTTCACTCAAATCTATACAGATTTGTTGCTTCACTTGTGTGTGCAGACTTGTTCTTTGGCTTGTCAAATTTTGCCGTTGCGGTAAGTTCTTAGTTTTTACCTTATCTTAGTAAGAGGGATTGGTGAATGGAAGCCTGCTACAATAACTCCAAAATACGCACAGGGAGGGAAGGCCACGAGTAGTTGAAGACTTGTGCTTGCTTATTTTACTATCATTGGATCTATGTATTTTTGGCAAAATGTTTATCGGAAAAATTATTATCCGGACAATAATTGACAAAAAGGAGCTACGTGGGCCCAAtttttttatagtaaaaaatGCGACGTCTAACAGGCTTTTTGACGGGATATTCGGTAATATTCGTGCctatattttaaatactattcttttttttattttatttatctatttacAGATAATGTATACTACAAATGCCGGACTAGATATTGTTTCAATGTTAAAAGCTGTTTCCTACGCATCATTTCTCGTGTGCATATTGAGGTATATACTTTTTACTGTTTAGCAATGAACAAAATGCAAGTACTGAAGTCAAATAACTTGactataaatttgaataaagacTGACTGACTTCTGATTTGAGTATTCATAAATGACATGCAATATTAGTGCCGATCTATTTTGTTCCTtggattttccttatttttcaCTATCATTAGGATATACAGGTAACTTCATCATTTGACGAACcgtgatatatttatttatttgctaacAATTCCCGTCGACCATAATAATAGAAATCATTCGAGATGCATGACTTCCAATAGTGAAAGAAAACGAAAACTATTCAGAGATTATGTAGAACCAAATGTTTCGACAAAGAGTTTGACAATCCTTTTGACAGTAATCATCActtaatcatttttttcatttaaaaaaatggtataatcatataaatatattcagaaaaGTTCTGACTCAATTTGGTGTGAATATACCTAACCATCAACCAGcagttatcaaaatttgatggTGGAATATTATAGTCATTTTCATAACACTAAGACATAGCTCCTGATACAAATTGTAATTAAAACTTGACTGATTTACTCATTATGTCATTCCATAGCATGACACTTCTAAATATTTCTGTCAAGTCAACGTGTATAAGATCATGTGAGATTATGGTTCAAGCATATCCTGACCGATCTTGGACAAAAAATCTTACTTCCATTTCAGGTGTTTTCAGGTAATTAAATTAACTTATAGCATTTCATGATTTGTTTTGTGGTGATTTATAGTTTTCATGATTCGAACTTTCTTTACAAATGTAGTTAATATAGCTAGTAGGAAACCTGTACTGAATACCATTATTGTTTTCGAACACTTTTCTGATAAAATCTTACCACTTCAATACTTAAATATCAAGTAGAGTTAATCAAATATTAGGCAGCAAAAATAATTTgacaactttttatattttatgctaTATTTCATCAGActatttacaatttcaaatagCCCTGCAGcttatttgaaaaatacttctggtatgaactattttttttcatctaatGATTCTAGTCCATCTAACATTTTTATATGTAACCCACTCATGCCATTAAATTACTTttcaatattaacatttttttttgaaaatttgtctgaaatttttacagaaaaacaCATCATGTTAAACGAATGATTATAAGTATTTGGTTACTTCTTCCTATTTTTACTTTGGTTGGTGTTATGACAAGATGCACAGAAGAAGAGCATGATTGCATGGAAGGTTGTTCGACTATGGTGATTGATTCAAGTGGAGAAGAGCAAAGATTATGCAAAATGTTAATTTAACCTtccatattgaaaatatttgagttgAATATTTGACgctattcatttcaaatttatacagATTTGACGAGTTTTAAAAAATCTTGAAATGTGATAGTAGGattatacaaaataatttgaaaatttatcatttgAAAATAGTCTAAGATTACCTAAACAAGTGATGACTTCTAACTTCTTTGTGAAATCAACATTATCCGAGCATGGTATAGAATTCAGAAATGTGGGTGTTTACAAACAGTCTGACTAAGAACAAAGTCAAAAATTTTTGGAGACAGGGGGAACTATTTTGAAAAGACTGCCAGatggaaaattaaattttttcaaataccttctttaatttacaaaaattttcttAGTACTCCACATTGCTCGGGTTTTATGGCTCCATTATCGTTTCCTTTTCTCCTGCTTACGAACgcaacatcttggtgtgcaCTTGGAATTTTGGTGGCTAGTACTGtttatgttgtattttttaaaGTGATTATTACGCCAAAACCATCAATTGATCATGGTTAGTGATTTTTCTGTTTATTGAaactattgttttttttttgttaattttattatttcataattactACTTCTTCTTCACAATTAAATGggtactcctggagtatgcgtaccaagatgtcgcacaacctgaaccctgaccttgtacacaacttgagttcaggttgtgcgccattttggtgcgcatacctcaGGCGGATCattgaatgtttttaaaaataaagtaaagGAGGTGGTAAGAAAGATAGATGTGCGATGGTTGTTTAGAATGATAAGTGTTGCTAATCTTTAATGATTTATTATGCTATTTTTATAACAGAAAAGCCACTTCCTGGCATCGAAGTTACGACAACGGATGGATATAAAGAGAGAATTTCAGGACAGAATTCTCTTGCGTTTGAACATACTTTAAAATATGAAGAAAGTGAAAATATTACGTGGGCTGAATCTTCATTAGTTGCCAGACAACAATTTGGGTTCAACAacgattttatttcaaaattctctctTGCTGTTACCATTCTTCAGTTTACATTTTGGTCTGCACTCACTACGTTTACGCTTCGAGCATTTTCTACACAAAAGCAGCTTTTGTCATACCTCAACGTGCAGATTTACTCCGTGAGTTATGGGTTTATATTTAAGATTTTTTAGATGTTGAGTAATGCTAGGTTTGTGAAGGGAGGATGTGTATGTTAGATGGTATTTGTCCTTGGTATTTTAAATGGTAATTCAGAGTTTTACAAATAAGTGGCTGGTTGTCTAAGATCATGGAGTCATAAAATCTGAATCAACCGGGTTCTTGTCAATCAATCAAAAATCATTATGCTCCGGATTAATGGGAATCAACATTGATCCTGATTTCTCTTGACATTAGTCATTTATCGACATTATTCAATGTAAAAAATTCGTTAATCTGTGCATCGTTGATGTGCGATATTAAGAACAACCATTTATAATTGTTTTTGGATATTACTTATATTTGGAATAAATGACAAATGAAAATGACTTACAACGCATTTTTCCAAAACaatcttattatattttgcCGATAAAAGTCATTGTTACCGTGCACAGATGTAACGATGACttgtttttttagaatatttttacactTCCAAGTCTTGCTAATCCTTGGATATGCTTCTTTACAATGACCAAATTAAAAGATGCAGTCATAGCAACTTTTTTTAAACACAGGTAACTAAAACACTGGtaaataaagtatatatatgttGTGACCGATATAATTGTATCCTAGTTATTATGAGTTGCCAAGTCAaaatgcgaaccaagatggcggacatcggaacgtaacatgggtaccaggttagggttaggcgataatttttttccaaatttccttattttagtcatattatcagttcgaagactagccaagagcctcccgtagtatttatagctaaaattatagcctaaccctaacctagtacacatattacattccgatgtccgccatcttggttcgcatacttcaggagccccgtcaaaatattgttatgaagtAGTTACAGCTTTGGTATAGATGCTTCTGCACAAAAGTCCAGGCGTATATAATTTTCATGAGAAAATGTTACAGGTACAATACTTGCTAACAAGTAGTCTACTTGGTATGTTCTAATCGAATCTATCctcataataatttttttatggtcTCATCTAGTCCCACTCATCACATTCATCTAAACTTTgtgaattgttttatttcaaatttcgtCAATATATTCgtgacaaatatttgaaaaataagttACAGCTATACTGAGCTTGAATATTATCACATGCATATTGTTTCAGATGCCGATTCAGGAAGAGACGCGTCACCAGTACAATGGCAATTCAAATCAATTCATCCAACACATAACGTGAATGTTGTTATAATGAGCACTcattgaagaaaaataaaattggctTGCAACTCAAAATGAAGTAAATGTCATATGTTTTGATATCGtctttttgcattattttattattttgtaatacccaatcaatgaatttattgaaaaataaaacaaacttttcAAAGCTGTCGGTGATGATTTTGAGTTCAGCACTAGCATTAGCACACACAATGATTATGATTCCAACCAACTCAATTCGTAGTGCGGTGCTATATTAGgacttgaaaaaaaactttgtcagtTTATTCACAGAGAAACATCACTTGTAAACATTTAATGGGAGATGACAAAAAGCTTCAATTATTTGATTGAAACTTTCTTTCACCACaaacaaaacaattgtttccCGCCAGTTGTTTCAACAACACAAATTTCAATCACACAATTCACTCCCTAGTTTGCTTTTGGTAAATCTATACACATTGAGGAAGTAGTAGGAAGACCCCGTAACTCAAGCATTCCTGGTCCTATAGCAGTTTCTAATCAGACAGCGTTCTTTACATTTAAACCTGTTGCTCCTAGGCTAATTAGataattgctgttttttttatataaattttgaatcCGAAGTTGACCGGCGAGTGGTCAGTACGACTCATCTTATAAAACAGTGGCCACTTTCGAGCAGGCCCAA from Styela clava chromosome 14, kaStyClav1.hap1.2, whole genome shotgun sequence encodes:
- the LOC120341596 gene encoding uncharacterized protein LOC120341596 isoform X2, whose protein sequence is MENTTTYYIRTAHCGFKLMNAPRVTTAILTSVIVVENSLLLIAIATHWKKFHSNLYRFVASLVCADLFFGLSNFAVAIMYTTNAGLDIVSMLKAVSYASFLVCILRKTHHVKRMIISIWLLLPIFTLVGVMTRCTEEEHDCMEGCSTMVIDSSGEEQRLCKITPHCSGFMAPLSFPFLLLTNATSWCALGILVASTVYVVFFKVIITPKPSIDHEKPLPGIEVTTTDGYKERISGQNSLAFEHTLKYEESENITWAESSLVARQQFGFNNDFISKFSLAVTILQFTFWSALTTFTLRAFSTQKQLLSYLNVQIYSNIFTLPSLANPWICFFTMTKLKDAVIATFFKHRCRFRKRRVTSTMAIQINSSNT
- the LOC120341596 gene encoding uncharacterized protein LOC120341596 isoform X1; amino-acid sequence: MENTTTYYIRTAHCGFKLMNAPRVTTAILTSVIVVENSLLLIAIATHWKKFHSNLYRFVASLVCADLFFGLSNFAVAIMYTTNAGLDIVSMLKAVSYASFLVCILSMTLLNISVKSTCIRSCEIMVQAYPDRSWTKNLTSISGVFRKTHHVKRMIISIWLLLPIFTLVGVMTRCTEEEHDCMEGCSTMVIDSSGEEQRLCKITPHCSGFMAPLSFPFLLLTNATSWCALGILVASTVYVVFFKVIITPKPSIDHEKPLPGIEVTTTDGYKERISGQNSLAFEHTLKYEESENITWAESSLVARQQFGFNNDFISKFSLAVTILQFTFWSALTTFTLRAFSTQKQLLSYLNVQIYSNIFTLPSLANPWICFFTMTKLKDAVIATFFKHRCRFRKRRVTSTMAIQINSSNT